The nucleotide sequence atgaaaaaaaaaaatgcacaaaatgtCCATTCCTTAAACTTTGGGCATGTAACCTACCGGCATCGTTACGGCAGCACTACTAGACGATTTGCAACTCAGAAACCCCAACACTTTCCATGAACATTTCCGGTGATCAACACTCCGGCTAACCGGAACCATATTAACCGACTCCGACGGACCGAGAGGCGACTTTGAACTAGTCCGGCGAACCTGCCGGTTCTTTATGTCCCGGATATCCATCTCCGGCGGTGGCACTTTAACTAGCCCAAACAAAAGTACATACCACCGGGAAGAAGATGACTTCTTCCCGGAACCGTCACGGCTAATATCCGCGACGGATTCGGAACTCATGCTTGAGTTCCGGTGCAGCCGTTTGTAATCTAGTGACCGGCTGGTTCTAACTGGTGGGCTCGCGGCGCGCTTGACATCCGCCATTGACTCAGATCTTGACCGTCGACAACCAACCGGTTGGTTCGGTTGGTTGTGTTGACTTTTAAATTGATGTTTTTCACTGTCACTATGAGCAATATGTCTGCTACAATTGCTCCCTGTGACAGTGGAAAATTTTGTCTCATTTTCTGTGGACCCTACTAACAGCTCTGCTATTAGTGGGATTTTACTATTTGTTTGTGGTAAATCGTTACGATGGAGTTGTTCGTTGATGGGTACAAGTTTGCCGCAGAATATGATGTCTTCGGCATGCGACATGGACTTGTCGTCGCAGTTGTCGCTCAAACCTCCCCCGAAAAACTCGAAAAAGTCCTCGGCAGCGGATGATGGTGGCGGATTCAGGCGATCAGCACCTTGATGTTGTGATATTGGGAAATCGGTGAGGGAAATGGTTTCCACAGCTTCTGAATCCTGATCATCATGAAGCTTGTCGTCACTAATCTTGTCACCCATTTGACACAGAAGAATTAtggtgtttgtgtgtgttattGAGAGAATGTATATAGAGGTTGATAAATAAAATTAGAGGAAAAAAATGAATGAAATATAAAGGGTGTGAATGGAGGAAAAGAATCACCGAGGGTTCTTTTCTAAAATTCAAAAGTTGAATTAtctactttttttattttttatgatattttttaTTGGATAAAAATTGTTCTCCATTTTGTTTTCA is from Helianthus annuus cultivar XRQ/B chromosome 9, HanXRQr2.0-SUNRISE, whole genome shotgun sequence and encodes:
- the LOC110877531 gene encoding uncharacterized protein LOC110877531 produces the protein MGDKISDDKLHDDQDSEAVETISLTDFPISQHQGADRLNPPPSSAAEDFFEFFGGGLSDNCDDKSMSHAEDIIFCGKLVPINEQLHRNDLPQTNSKIPLIAELLVGSTENETKFSTVTGSNCSRHIAHSDSEKHQFKSQHNQPNQPVGCRRSRSESMADVKRAASPPVRTSRSLDYKRLHRNSSMSSESVADISRDGSGKKSSSSRWYVLLFGLVKVPPPEMDIRDIKNRQVRRTSSKSPLGPSESVNMVPVSRSVDHRKCSWKVLGFLSCKSSSSAAVTMPVGYMPKV